The genomic region CGTCTTCGCCGGGAAAATCGTCGGTGCACAGGGAGAGCAGCTGCGCCAGATTTTTTCGGCGCCTGAAATGGTCGGTGGGCATCCCTTTTCGGTGTTGGAGCTGGCCGAACGCCACCGTGGTTACCGGGGATTTCTGCCGCCCCAGGCGGACAGCTTGATGAAATCGTCCACCGGACGCTAACCGTGCGTGCGCTCAGCTTCGCGAGCGACGCACCGGCAGAAACCACTTGGGCTTCATCCGGCCGAAATCCCTTCGGACGTGCGTCTTCAATCCTCTCTTGGAATCCAGCACGTAGGTTCCGTGTTCATCCGCCACGTAGACAGTCCAATGCCAGGAGGGGTGTCCGTCCTGAAGGCGCCATTTAATGGCCAGCAGCGCACAGGGAGGCAAAGCATTCCATGAGCGAAACGGCTGGGGAGACCGACCCGAACGCATTCCGAACCGGGAAAGCAGGCGACGGACGTGACCATGATCCGACCACAGGCGGGGATCGGCGGCGACGATGCCGGCGGAGCCGGCTACCCGTTTCGCCCGCCCATAGGATACCCCTGCGATCGCCGCCACGGCGGCAATCCCGCATCCGGTCGGCTCCTCTTGCATCACCGGTTTCACGACAGGTCGACCTTGAGCTTTCTTCCCCCTGACAGCTGAAATCCCCGGCTCGTATAGAATTTCATCGTCCGGTCAAACTGCGGCAGCGGAGGCGTGGTCACTTCGAGCCTGGTCCATCTCCTTGCTTCGCCATAGCGTTTGACCTCGCTCAGGAGCTCCGCGCCTATTCCCCGTGAACGATAGCCCGCGCGCACATAGAATTCAGGGATCGTTCCGAACCGTCCTCCCGCATAAAGTCCGTAGCTCTCATAAACAGTCACAAATCCCATCGGGTGACCGACCTCGGAACTCCGCGCCAGGAAGATCGCATAGGACCGGTCAGCCAACCACTCTCGTGTGCGAAGTTCCGTCCCCGCTCGATCGAATTCAAACACGGCCTCGCCGATCGTGGACATGATTTCACTCAGCAATTCGCCCACCATCTTGGCGACGTCTGCCGCATCAGCCTGATCTGCTCGCACAATAGATGCGTTCAACGGCATAGGGATCGCTGTCCGTCAGTCGGCCCCTACCCTAACGATACTTCCGACGAGGAGCAAGGTCGATTCAACAGGCCACCCGGCGGACTCTTTCAGCGCCGCAGTCGAGGATGGACGAGTGGAAATAGAAGCGCGCAGGAGGGAGGTCAG from Nitrospira japonica harbors:
- a CDS encoding GNAT family N-acetyltransferase; the protein is MPLNASIVRADQADAADVAKMVGELLSEIMSTIGEAVFEFDRAGTELRTREWLADRSYAIFLARSSEVGHPMGFVTVYESYGLYAGGRFGTIPEFYVRAGYRSRGIGAELLSEVKRYGEARRWTRLEVTTPPLPQFDRTMKFYTSRGFQLSGGRKLKVDLS